The Xiphophorus hellerii strain 12219 chromosome 5, Xiphophorus_hellerii-4.1, whole genome shotgun sequence genome window below encodes:
- the tecrb gene encoding trans-2,3-enoyl-CoA reductase b isoform X1: MDALALEASGKKANNAAGAAVPTSQAPAKRKPAKKAKKAVVFFEVEILDAKTKDKLCFLDKVEPNATIGEIKSMFHRSHPQWYPARQSIRLDPKGKSLKDEDVLQHLPVGTTATFYFRDLGAQISWVTVFLTEYTGPLVIYLLFYFRVPFIYAPKYDFTTSKHWVVHLACMCHSFHYVKRLLETLFVHRFSHGTMPLRNIFKNCTYYWGFAAWMAYYINHPLYTPPIYGEQQIRLALIIFLFCQIGNFSIHIALRNLRPPGSKTRKIPYPTKNPFTWIFLLVSCPNYTYELGSWLGFTLMTQCLPVAFFTLVGFMQMTVWAKGKHRSYLKEFRDYPPLRSPILPFVL, from the exons ATGGATGCCTTGGCGTTAGAAGCCAGCGGGAAAAAGGCGAATAACGCGGCGGGGGCTGCCGTGCCGACGAGTCAAGCCCCGGCAAAACGCAAACCtgcaaaaaaagctaaaaaggcCGTTGTTTTCTTTGAGGTGGAGATACTGGACGCCAAGACCAAGGACAAGCTCTGCTTCCTGGACAAG GTCGAGCCAAATGCCACCATCGGAGAGATCAAGTCCATGTTCCACAGGAGCC ATCCTCAGTGGTACCCAGCCAGACAGTCCATTCGTCTCGATCCCA AGGGGAAGTCCCTGAAAGATGAGGACGTCCTGCAGCATCTCCCTGTGGGAACCACGGCAACCTTCTACTTCAGAGACCTGGGAGCTCAGATCAGCTGGGTCACA GTGTTCCTGACAGAATACACCGGCCCTCTGGTCATCTATCTGCTGTTCTACTTCCGGGTTCCCTTCATCTACGCACCCAAATATGACTTCACCACCAGTAAACACTGGGTTGTACA TCTCGCCTGTATGTGTCACTCCTTCCACTACGTTAAGAGACTCCTGGAGACCCTGTTTGTCCACCGCTTCTCTCACGGAACGATGCCGTTACGGAACATCTTCAAG AATTGCACCTACTATTGGGGCTTTGCAGCATGGATGGCTTATTACATCAACCATCCATTGTATACACCACCCA TATACGGAGAACAGCAGATAAGACTGGCGCTCATCATATTCCTG TTCTGTCAGATCGGGAACTTCTCCATCCACATCGCTCTCCGGAACCTCCGCCCACCAG GATCAAAGACCAGGAAGATTCCCTATCCAACCAAGAACCCCTTCACCTGGATCTTCCTCCTCGTCTCCTGTCCCAACTACACCTATGAG CTGGGCTCTTGGCTCGGCTTCACCCTGATGACCCAGTGTCTGCCGGTGGCCTTCTTCACCCTGGTGGGTTTCATGCAGATGACCGTCTGGGCCAAAGGAAAGCACCGCAGCTACCTGAAGGAGTTCCGCGACTACCCGCCGCTCCGCTCGCCCATCCTGCCCTTCGTCCTGTAG
- the dnajb1b gene encoding dnaJ homolog subfamily B member 1b, protein MGKDYYDILGIKKGASEDDIKKAYRKQALRYHPDKNKSPGAEEKFKEIAEAYDVLSDPKKKDIYDRFGEEGLKGGGGGGGPTGGSGPGTYSYTFHGDPHAIFAEFFGGRNPFEQFFGARNGGMDENMDTDDPFAQFGMAGRGMGPGGMGGFSRSFNPGMGGMGGHTSVVKKQQDPPVVHDLNVSLEEVLQGCTKKMKISRKRLSPDGRTTRTEEKILEVQIKKGWKEGTKITFAKEGDETPRNIPADVVFVLKDKPHPVFKRDGSDVVYTAKVSLRDALCGCTVQAPTLDGRTVTVTSTDVVQPGMKRRVSGEGLPYPKRPDRRGDLIVEFEVKFPERLSKNARDTIAQVLPRS, encoded by the exons ATGGGCAAGGACTACTACGACATTTTGGGAATTAAGAAAGGAGCTTCAGAGGATGATATAAAAAAAGCTTATCGTAAGCAGGCTTTGCGGTACCACCCCGACAAGAACAAATCCCCTGGAGCGGAGGAGAAATTCAAAGAAATCGCAGAAGCATACGACGTTTTGAGTGACCCAAAGAAGAAAGACATATATGATCGTTTTGGAGAAGAAG GTCTGAAAGGTGGTGGTGGCGGAGGAGGACCAACAGGGGGCAGCGGACCTGGCACCTACAGCTACACCTTCCATGGAGACCCTCATGCCATCTTCGCAGAGTTTTTCGGCGGCCGTAACCCCTTTGAGCAGTTCTTCGGCGCTCGTAACGGCGGCATGGACGAAAACATGGACACTGACGACCCGTTTGCCCAATTCGGGATGGCCGGTCGTGGAATGGGTCCCGGAGGCATGGGCGGCTTCTCGCGCTCCTTCAACCCCGGCATGGGAGGAATGGGCGGTCACACTAGCGTCGTGAAGAAGCAGCAGGACCCACCCGTGGTTCACGACCTCAATGTGTCACTAGAAGAAGTGCTGCAAGGTTGCACGAAAAAGATGAAGATCTCCCGGAAAAGGCTCAGCCCCGACGGCCGAACGACGAGGACGGAGGAGAAAATCCTGGAGGTGCAGATAAAGAAAGGCTGGAAAGAGGGCACCAAGATCACATTCGCCAAAGAAGGGGACGAGACGCCGAGGAACATTCCAGCGGACGTGGTGTTCGTGCTGAAGGACAAACCGCATCCCGTGTTCAAGCGGGACGGCTCCGACGTCGTTTACACCGCCAAGGTCTCACTACGCGAC GCCTTATGTGGCTGCACGGTCCAGGCGCCCACTCTGGATGGCAGGACGGTGACCGTTACGTCCACGGACGTCGTACAGCCGGGGATGAAGCGACGGGTGAGCGGGGAGGGGCTGCCCTACCCCAAGCGACCCGATCGCCGAGGAGACCTGATCGTGGAGTTCGAGGTGAAGTTCCCGGAGCGGCTGAGTAAGAACGCTCGGGACACCATCGCTCAGGTTCTTCCGCGATCGTGA
- the tecrb gene encoding trans-2,3-enoyl-CoA reductase b isoform X3: MKHYEVEILDAKTKDKLCFLDKVEPNATIGEIKSMFHRSHPQWYPARQSIRLDPKGKSLKDEDVLQHLPVGTTATFYFRDLGAQISWVTVFLTEYTGPLVIYLLFYFRVPFIYAPKYDFTTSKHWVVHLACMCHSFHYVKRLLETLFVHRFSHGTMPLRNIFKNCTYYWGFAAWMAYYINHPLYTPPIYGEQQIRLALIIFLFCQIGNFSIHIALRNLRPPGSKTRKIPYPTKNPFTWIFLLVSCPNYTYELGSWLGFTLMTQCLPVAFFTLVGFMQMTVWAKGKHRSYLKEFRDYPPLRSPILPFVL, encoded by the exons ATGAAGCACTACGAG GTGGAGATACTGGACGCCAAGACCAAGGACAAGCTCTGCTTCCTGGACAAG GTCGAGCCAAATGCCACCATCGGAGAGATCAAGTCCATGTTCCACAGGAGCC ATCCTCAGTGGTACCCAGCCAGACAGTCCATTCGTCTCGATCCCA AGGGGAAGTCCCTGAAAGATGAGGACGTCCTGCAGCATCTCCCTGTGGGAACCACGGCAACCTTCTACTTCAGAGACCTGGGAGCTCAGATCAGCTGGGTCACA GTGTTCCTGACAGAATACACCGGCCCTCTGGTCATCTATCTGCTGTTCTACTTCCGGGTTCCCTTCATCTACGCACCCAAATATGACTTCACCACCAGTAAACACTGGGTTGTACA TCTCGCCTGTATGTGTCACTCCTTCCACTACGTTAAGAGACTCCTGGAGACCCTGTTTGTCCACCGCTTCTCTCACGGAACGATGCCGTTACGGAACATCTTCAAG AATTGCACCTACTATTGGGGCTTTGCAGCATGGATGGCTTATTACATCAACCATCCATTGTATACACCACCCA TATACGGAGAACAGCAGATAAGACTGGCGCTCATCATATTCCTG TTCTGTCAGATCGGGAACTTCTCCATCCACATCGCTCTCCGGAACCTCCGCCCACCAG GATCAAAGACCAGGAAGATTCCCTATCCAACCAAGAACCCCTTCACCTGGATCTTCCTCCTCGTCTCCTGTCCCAACTACACCTATGAG CTGGGCTCTTGGCTCGGCTTCACCCTGATGACCCAGTGTCTGCCGGTGGCCTTCTTCACCCTGGTGGGTTTCATGCAGATGACCGTCTGGGCCAAAGGAAAGCACCGCAGCTACCTGAAGGAGTTCCGCGACTACCCGCCGCTCCGCTCGCCCATCCTGCCCTTCGTCCTGTAG
- the tecrb gene encoding trans-2,3-enoyl-CoA reductase b isoform X2 produces the protein MCCSDSPGQQDTVEILDAKTKDKLCFLDKVEPNATIGEIKSMFHRSHPQWYPARQSIRLDPKGKSLKDEDVLQHLPVGTTATFYFRDLGAQISWVTVFLTEYTGPLVIYLLFYFRVPFIYAPKYDFTTSKHWVVHLACMCHSFHYVKRLLETLFVHRFSHGTMPLRNIFKNCTYYWGFAAWMAYYINHPLYTPPIYGEQQIRLALIIFLFCQIGNFSIHIALRNLRPPGSKTRKIPYPTKNPFTWIFLLVSCPNYTYELGSWLGFTLMTQCLPVAFFTLVGFMQMTVWAKGKHRSYLKEFRDYPPLRSPILPFVL, from the exons ATGTGTTGCAGTGACTCCCCTGGCCAACAGGATACA GTGGAGATACTGGACGCCAAGACCAAGGACAAGCTCTGCTTCCTGGACAAG GTCGAGCCAAATGCCACCATCGGAGAGATCAAGTCCATGTTCCACAGGAGCC ATCCTCAGTGGTACCCAGCCAGACAGTCCATTCGTCTCGATCCCA AGGGGAAGTCCCTGAAAGATGAGGACGTCCTGCAGCATCTCCCTGTGGGAACCACGGCAACCTTCTACTTCAGAGACCTGGGAGCTCAGATCAGCTGGGTCACA GTGTTCCTGACAGAATACACCGGCCCTCTGGTCATCTATCTGCTGTTCTACTTCCGGGTTCCCTTCATCTACGCACCCAAATATGACTTCACCACCAGTAAACACTGGGTTGTACA TCTCGCCTGTATGTGTCACTCCTTCCACTACGTTAAGAGACTCCTGGAGACCCTGTTTGTCCACCGCTTCTCTCACGGAACGATGCCGTTACGGAACATCTTCAAG AATTGCACCTACTATTGGGGCTTTGCAGCATGGATGGCTTATTACATCAACCATCCATTGTATACACCACCCA TATACGGAGAACAGCAGATAAGACTGGCGCTCATCATATTCCTG TTCTGTCAGATCGGGAACTTCTCCATCCACATCGCTCTCCGGAACCTCCGCCCACCAG GATCAAAGACCAGGAAGATTCCCTATCCAACCAAGAACCCCTTCACCTGGATCTTCCTCCTCGTCTCCTGTCCCAACTACACCTATGAG CTGGGCTCTTGGCTCGGCTTCACCCTGATGACCCAGTGTCTGCCGGTGGCCTTCTTCACCCTGGTGGGTTTCATGCAGATGACCGTCTGGGCCAAAGGAAAGCACCGCAGCTACCTGAAGGAGTTCCGCGACTACCCGCCGCTCCGCTCGCCCATCCTGCCCTTCGTCCTGTAG